The DNA region CAGGTGTTCTGCCGGATGGTCAGGGCGATGTACGCCGAGGTGCCCAACCCGGCCGGTTCGGGGGCTACCCGAGCGGTGAACCCGGTGATCACCCCGTCCCGGACCAGCCGCTCCACCCGGGCGTACGCGTTGGTCCGGGACACATGCACCCGCTCGGCCAGGGTACGGATGGAGATCCGCCCGTCGCGGGTCAGTTCGTCCAGCAGCCGACGGTCCACCTCGTCCAGTTGTGCCGAACGTCCCGTGGCGCTCGTCACGGCCGGGCCCTTGACGGTCTCCTGGCCCACACCAGCCTCCCTGAGGTGCCAATCATCCCGCGTTCTCCGGGGATCTTGAGTCAATCATCCGACCACAGGAGCATAGGGCCACCACATGTCCAGGAGGTTCCGCCGTGACGACGACCCCCCAGACGGCGCGCAGGGCATCCCCGCGAAAGCGCCGGCCGGCCACCCCGGCCGCACCGGACCCGTCCGCCGGCCTGATGCCGCAGGCCGAACCGGTCCGGCTGCTGAACTCCGACGGCACCCCGCTGCCGGCCCACCCCGACTATCCCGAGCCGCCCGTCGAGGCGCTGCGCGAGATGTACCGGCGGATGGTGATCGGCCGACGCTTCGACGCGCAGGCCACCGCGCTGACCAAGCAGGGCCGGCTGGCCGTCTACCCCTCCTCCCGAGGTCAGGAGGCCTGCCAGGTCGGCGGGGTCCTCGCCCTGCGCGAGGACGACTGGGTGTTCCCCACCTACCGCGAGTCGATGGCGCTGACCGCCCGGGGCATCGACCCGGTCGAGGTGCTCACCCTGCTGCGCGGCGACTGGCACTGCGGGTACGACCCCACCGTGGTGCGTACCGCCCCGCAGTGCACCCCCCTGGCCACCCAGTGCGTGCACGCCGCCGGTCTGGCCTACGGCGAGTCGTACCAGGGTCGCGACACGGTAGCGTTCGTCTACATCGGTGACGGCGCCACCAGCGAGGGCGACTTCCACGAGGGGGTCAACTTCGCCGCGGTGTTCAA from Micromonospora sp. NBC_01739 includes:
- a CDS encoding Lrp/AsnC family transcriptional regulator, which produces MGQETVKGPAVTSATGRSAQLDEVDRRLLDELTRDGRISIRTLAERVHVSRTNAYARVERLVRDGVITGFTARVAPEPAGLGTSAYIALTIRQNTWREVSAELARVRYVEHVALLSGEHDVLALVRAPDNATLRDVVLDRVQRISGVLSTRSWLVFEEYAGVNSPWS
- the pdhA gene encoding pyruvate dehydrogenase (acetyl-transferring) E1 component subunit alpha, producing MTTTPQTARRASPRKRRPATPAAPDPSAGLMPQAEPVRLLNSDGTPLPAHPDYPEPPVEALREMYRRMVIGRRFDAQATALTKQGRLAVYPSSRGQEACQVGGVLALREDDWVFPTYRESMALTARGIDPVEVLTLLRGDWHCGYDPTVVRTAPQCTPLATQCVHAAGLAYGESYQGRDTVAFVYIGDGATSEGDFHEGVNFAAVFKAPVVYFVQNNRYAISVPLSRQTAAPTLAYKGVGYGVPSEQVDGNDPVAVLAVLNRAVAHARAGKGPYLVEAHTYRMEPHTNADDQTRYRDAEEVEAWRDRDPIARLESYLRARKALDDAAVAEIAEEAEAYAARLRERMNAQPTVDPLSLFEHVYAEPTPQLVEQREQVRAELAASQEEDA